In one window of Arachis ipaensis cultivar K30076 chromosome B06, Araip1.1, whole genome shotgun sequence DNA:
- the LOC107646224 gene encoding beta-galactosidase 15-like — translation MGIRMASYAAFLFLCMALMSFTIEAMNVSYDGRAITFNGKRKILFSGSIHYPRSTAEMWPSLIKKAKEGGLDVIETYVFWNAHEPHYRQYDFTGNLDLVRFIKTVQNEGLKAMLRIGPYVCAEWNYGGFPVWLHNIPGIEFRTNNAQFEHEMKNFTTLIVDMMNHEKLFASQGGPIILAQIENEYGNIMSSYGDDGKKYVNWCANLAQSYQVGIPWVMCQQDNAPDPMLNSCNGFYCDQFYPNSQNKPKMWTENWTGWFKNWGGQIPHRTAEDVAFAVGRFFQYGGTYQNYYMYHGGTNFGRTSGGPYITTSYDYDAPLDEYGNLNQPKWGHLKKLHEVLKSIEDVLVNGHRRDVEYGNMVTATIYSHGGKSACFLGNANNSYDASINFQNNQYNVPAWSVSILPDCSNEAYSTAKVNVQTSVMVMKENEAADNDDESYNLKWQWRHEPFEQMKNGKILGNVALSAPQLLDQKLVTNGTSDYLWYITSVNVDDNMWTKKDVQLRINTNGHVLHAFVNGKHAGSQYAKNGQYQFSFETNVTLKAGTNEISLLSATVGLPNYGAYFDNVEVGVGGPIHLVTHDESGDEVVKNITNNVWNYKIGLHGENAKHYEKNSLGWLKTGLPTDRIFTWYKTKFNSPIGNDPVAVDLSGLGKGQAWVNGNNIGRYWPTYLADDNGCSTTCDFRGAYTSSKCATGCGKPTQQWYHIPRSFLNEEDENELVLFEEMGGHPFNIKFATVTIGNICANAYEGNTLELSCHENQVISEFKFVSFGQPQGQCGSFTKSQCEASNTLQHLKEKCLGKSKCSVHVSERILGSTGCKVEQNRFAVEAVCASPFNYYAKKK, via the exons ATGGGAATAAGAATGGCTTCTTATGCTGCATTTCTATTTCTATGCATGGCTTTGATGAGCTTCACAATTGAAGCCATGAATGTTTCTTATGATGGAAGAGCCATTACTTTCAATGGGAAGAGAAAAATCCTATTTTCTGGCTCAATTCATTATCCACGTAGTACTGCTGAG ATGTGGCCATCACTGATCAAGAAAGCCAAGGAAGGTGGACTTGATGTTATTGAAACCTATGTTTTTTGGAACGCTCATGAACCTCATTATCGTCag TATGACTTTACTGGGAATCTGGATTTAGTGAGGTTTATTAAAACAGTCCAAAATGAAGGTCTTAAAGCCATGCTTCGTATTGGTCCATATGTTTGTGCAGAATGGAATTATgg TGGATTCCCAGTGTGGTTGCACAACATTCCTGGCATTGAATTTAGGACGAACAATGCTCAATTCGAG CATGAGATGAAAAACTTCACAACCTTGATTGTGGACATGATGAACCACGAGAAGCTTTTTGCATCACAAGGAGGACCTATTATTCTTGCTCAg ATCGAAAATGAGTATGGAAATATTATGAGTTCTTATGGTGATGATGGAAAAAAATATGTTAATTGGTGTGCAAACTTGGCTCAATCTTATCAAGTTGGTATTCCATGGGTTATGTGCCAACAAGATAATGCTCCAGATCCAATG CTTAACTCTTGCAACGGTTTTTACTGTGACCAATTTTATCCTAATAGCCAAAACAAGCCTAAGATGTGGACTGAGAATTGGACTGGCTG GTTTAAGAACTGGGGAGGACAAATTCCACATAGAACTGCAGAGGATGTTGCTTTTGCTGTGGGAAGGTTTTTCCAATATGGTGGAACATACCAAAACTACTATAtg TACCATGGAGGTACCAATTTTGGAAGAACTTCAGGAGGCCCATATATCACTACTTCATATGACTATGATGCTCCTTTGGATGAATATG GTAATTTGAATCAACCTAAGTGGGGACATCTTAAGAAACTTCATGAGGTTCTGAAATCAATTGAGGATGTTCTTGTTAATGGTCACAGGAGGGATGTTGAATATGGTAACATGGTCACG GCCACAATTTATAGCCATGGTGGAAAATCAGCTTGCTTCCTTGGCAATGCAAATAATTCATATGATGCTTCAATTAATTTCCAGAACAATCAATATAATGTTCCAGCTTGGTCTGTGTCTATTCTTCCAGATTGCTCTAATGAAGCTTATAGCACTGCCAag GTCAATGTTCAAACATCCGTAATGGTGATGAAGGAGAATGAAGCTGCAGACAATGATGATGAATCTTATAATTTGAAATGGCAATGGAGACATGAACCTTTTGAACAAATGAAAAATGGAAAAATTCTTGGTAATGTTGCCCTAAGTGCTCCTCAACTTTTGGATCAAAAGCTTGTCACAAATGGTACCTCTGATTACTTGTGGTACATTACCag TGTTAATGTTGATGATAATATGTGGACTAAGAAGGATGTTCAGCTCAGAATCAATACCAATGGTCACGTACTTCATGCATTTGTTAATGGAAAACATGCAG GTTCCCAATATGCTAAAAATGGACAATACCAATTCTCTTTTGAAACCAATGTCACATTGAAGGCTGGGACCAATGAGATTTCTCTCCTTAGTGCCACAGTTGGCTTACCA AACTATGGTGCATACTTTGACAATGTGGAAGTGGGTGTTGGTGGTCCAATTCACTTGGTAACACATGATGAAAGTGGTGATGAGGTGGTGAAGAACATCACAAACAATGTGTGGAACTACAAAATTGGATTGCATGGTGAAAATGCCAAACATTATGAGAAGAACAGTCTTGGTTGGCTCAAAACAGGTCTCCCAACAGATAGGATTTTCACTTGGTACAAG ACAAAATTCAATAGTCCAATTGGAAATGATCCAGTAGCGGTGGATTTGAGTGGTTTAGGAAAGGGTCAAGCTTGGGTTAATGGCAACAACATTGGTAGGTATTGGCCAACTTATCTTGCTGATGATAATGGTTGTTCTACAACTTGTGATTTCCGTGGTGCATATACTTCTAGCAAATGTGCTACCGGTTGTGGAAAGCCTACTCAACaatg gtATCATATTCCAAGATCATTCCTTAACGAGGAAGACGAGAATGAGTTAGTTTTGTTTGAAGAGATGGGAGGACACCCATTTAACATAAAATTTGCGACGGTGACAATTGGAAATATCTGTGCGAATGCTTATGAAGGCAACACTTTGGAACTTAGCTGCCATGAAAATCAAGTCATCTCCGAATTTAAATTTGTAAGCTTCGGTCAACCACAAGGTCAATGTGGATCATTTACTAAATCTCAATGTGAAGCTTCTAATACTTTGCAACACTTGAAGGAGAAATGTCTTGGCAAATCTAAGTGTTCTGTTCATGTTTCTGAGAGAATTTTGGGATCCACTGGTTGCAAGGTTGAACAAAATAGATTTGCAGTTGAAGCTGTTTGTGCTAGCCCATTCAACTATTATgcaaagaagaaataa
- the LOC107645297 gene encoding protein IQ-DOMAIN 32: protein MVKSSSCLKLITCGGGPDSGDTDYQPVSEVKDTSDKRGWSFRKRSARHRVLSNTVITETPSSANKESSECRSISFQPVPAEHNVVEKIHTTNVSDEKPQLLSLESSQIPETIVTETKNMVDVDPNPPESAVIIIQAAIRGFLARRALLKSKNVVKLQAAFRGHLVRRHAVGTLRCVQAIVKMQLLVRARRAQQGNVNHVTHTSMEKLASNKFACQLLESTPRNKPIGVKCDPSKSDSAWRWLERWMSVSSADSADNVKPVGMPEQSDKTKKDTSVSQSEMDIQTEVVLQSSGSRELPPASEDEDKTTTYDANNYNYDANHSTSSFVPLDLEEVPEKTFISDDKGTATEINSFQNGKMEANASVPEEPGPIDQKPEIDGEADRQSTNQFDSDQLETEGKKLVHGTRKSNNPAFIAMQSKFEELTSMANSSKSSSLSNQDAPLESQAETSSIVAVTAHRSKEFFSSENSANYPFITVGSSECGTELSVTSTLDSPDRSEAGAKESEHDAKDLVERIDNPESKTDHGLDPNIVQAAPTNSIPNSYSDQLEIIDDISNNVNHPGLVGNSQEVAVKPEQNASDLLREPEEAIQQDSKLSPEASPISQQYQLGTPSSQVSLTIPDSQGTPSSQVSIKPKEKKTNKTGSGNKRKILSSDNKSPASANHDSGTRGSREQQPKDQPSGKRRSSFGSAKSDHIDQEARDNSSNNSSIPHFMQATESARAKMNANNSPRSSPDVHDQEIHLKKRHSLPGATGRQDSPRIQRSPQSSTKGNGVHLQHERKWQR from the exons atggTGAAATCTAGCTCGTGCTTGAAGCTCATCACTTGCGGTGGTGGTCCTGATTCTGGAGACACAGATTACCAACCAGTCTCTGAG GTCAAGGATACTAGTGATAAACGTGGTTGGAGTTTCCGGAAGCGATCTGCAAGGCACCGCGTGCTTAGCAACACTGTAATAACAGAAACCCCATCTTCGGCAAACAAGGAGAGTTCAGAATGTAGAAGTATTAGTTTTCAACCAGTGCCGGCTGAACATAATGTTGTTGAGAAAATTCATACAACAAATGTCTCTGATGAGAAGCCTCAGTTACTGTCCTTGGAAAGTTCACAAATACCAGAAACAATTGTTACAGAAACCAAGAATATGGTGGATGTTGATCCAAATCCACCTGAATCAGCTGTTATCATCATCCAGGCTGCCATTAGAGGGTTCTTG gctcGGAGAGCATTGCTAAAGAGCAAGAATGTAGTCAAGTTGCAAGCTGCTTTTCGAGGCCACTTGGTCAGGAGGCATGCCGTAGGAACGCTTCGATGTGTTCAAGCGATTGTTAAAATGCAACTCCTTGTCCGAGCTCGTCGTGCTCAGCAG GGTAATGTAAATCACGTGACACACACTTCCATGGAGAAGCTAGCGAGCAACAAGTTCGCTTGTCAG CTGTTGGAATCAACACCAAGAAATAAACCTATTGGTGTCAAATGTGACCCTTCAAAAAGTGATTCTGCTTGGAGATGGTTGGAGAGATGGATGTCTGTTTCATCAGCAGATTCTGCAGATAACGTAAAACCAGTTGGCATGCCTGAACAATCAGACAAAACCAAAAAGGACACTTCTGTTTCTCAATCGGAAATGGACATTCAAACCGAAGTTGTTCTTCAGTCATCTGGCTCTAGGGAATTGCCTCCAGCATCTGAGGATGAAGATAAGACAACCACTTATGATGCTAATAACTATAACTATGATGCAAACCATTCTACGTCTTCTTTCGTACCACTTGACTTGGAAGAGGTTCCTGAAAAGACTTTTATCAGTGATGATAAAGGAACAGCAACTGAAATTAATTCTTTCCAAAATGGCAAAATGGAAGCGAATGCAAGTGTCCCGGAGGAACCTGGTCCTATTGATCAGAAGCCTGAAATTGATGGTGAAGCAGACAGACAATCTACAAATCAATTTGACTCAGACCAACTCGAGACTGAGGGAAAGAAACTTGTGCATGGAACAAGGAAGTCTAATAATCCCGCTTTTATTGCCATGCAGTCAAAATTTGAAGAGCTGACTTCAATGGCCAATTCAAGTAAATCAAGCAGTCTGTCCAATCAAGATGCACCACTTGAATCACAAGCAGAGACATCTTCTATTGTTGCAGTTACTGCACATAGATCGAAGGAGTTCTTCTCATCTGAGAATTCTGCAAATTATCCTTTCATAACTGTTGGGTCGTCTGAATGTGGTACTGAACTCTCAGTAACTTCTACTCTTGATTCACCTGACAGATCTGAGGCCGGGGCTAAGGAAAGTGAGCATGATGCCAAAGATTTGGTAGAAAGGATTGATAATCCTGAAAGTAAGACGGATCATGGTCTTGATCCCAATATAGTGCAGGCTGCTCCAACTAATAGCATACCAAACTCATATTCAGATCAATTAGAGATCATTGATGACATAAGCAACAATGTTAACCATCCAGGGCTAGTTGGGAATTCTCAAGAGGTTGCTGTTAAGCCTGAGCAAAATGCATCTGACCTATTGAGAGAACcggaagaggccattcaacaagatTCCAAGTTGTCTCCGGAAGCTTCCCCAATAAGTCAGCAATATCAACTAGGAACACCTTCTAGTCAGGTATCGTTGACCATTCCTGATTCTCAAGGAACACCATCAAGTCAGGTATCCATCAAACCTAAAGAGAAGAAAACCAACAAGACTGGATCCGGCAATAAGCGTAAAATCCTGTCTTCCGATAACAAATCTCCTGCAAGTGCAAATCATGATTCAGGCACAAGAGGTAGTAGGGAACAACAACCTAAAGATCAACCGAGCGGAAAGAGACGCAGTTCCTTCGGCTCAGCAAAATCTGATCACATTGATCAAGAAGCAAGAGATAACAGTAGTAACAATAGTTCTATTCCCCATTTCATGCAAGCTACTGAATCTGCTAGGGCCAAGATGAATGCAAATAACTCTCCAAGATCAAGTCCGGATGTACATGACCAAGAAATCCATCTTAAGAAGAGACATTCCCTACCCGGTGCAACTGGCAGGCAGGACTCTCCACGCATCCAGCGATCACCACAGTCAAGCACGAAGGGAAATGGTGTGCATCTTCAACATG AGAGAAAATGGCAGAGATGA